The Pecten maximus chromosome 14, xPecMax1.1, whole genome shotgun sequence genome includes a region encoding these proteins:
- the LOC117342086 gene encoding arylacetamide deacetylase-like: MNMKTCLLVSAVLLVGVAYYVYYPFPPDADEPWKQMMSMVFIRTINHVCNFEENIGYSSEIQCRQWFSSFLTKTREELSDANLEVTEPLFGGVKVRLYIPKDSNTERRGFVYIHGGGWYLGNVDTFDEQTRKIAQALKAVVVSIDYRLAPEHPYPIPLEDCIHATTHFLRYAKDYGADPTRIGIGGDSAGGNLAMAVALKLAKSRETTLPPLRTLSLVYPALQMADFNLPSYITYTDGPFLLTKRLMISAWLIYAFGHEEHFPLFFNNSHLSPKSRNNIRHYLNDTLLPENDSQRQLQDNAYSDEGLARDIESVVSNQFISPLLSPDEDLRKLPKMLLFTCQYDPLTDEGRILVKRLSKLGIPIVYKHFTGVQHGFLSSKLVVTMKGRQAFTDYVEFLEKEL, from the exons ATGAACATGAAGACGTGTCTTTTAGTTTCTGCTGTCCTGTTAGTGGGCGTGGCTTATTATGTATATTACCCTTTCCCACCTGACGCTGACGAACCGTGGAAACAGATGATGTCAATGGTCTTTATACGAACGATCAATCATGTG TGTAACTTTGAAGAAAACATTGGCTATTCATCAGAAATACAATGCAGACAATGGTTTTCTAGTTTTCTGACTAAAACTCGAGAGGAGCTGAGTGACGCAAATCTGGAG GTAACAGAACCTTTATTCGGTGGTGTAAAAGTGAGACTCTATATTCCGAAGGATTCGAACACAGAACGTAGAGggtttgtgtatatacatggaGGAGGATGGTATTTGGGAAACGTCG atacaTTTGACGAGCAGACACGGAAGATAGCCCAGGCTTTAAAGGCAGTAGTAGTATCCATTGA TTACAGACTTGCCCCGGAACACCCGTATCCAATACCGCTAGAGGACTGTATCCATGCCACGACACATTTTCTGAGATATGCCAAAGATTATGGAGCAGACCCAACGAGAATAGGGATAGGAG GTGACAGTGCAGGCGGAAACCTTGCTATGGCAGTAGCATTGAAACTAGCAAAatcaagggaaacaactcttcCACCTCTACGTACTTTGTCACTTGTGTACCCTGCACTACAGATGGCGGATTTCAACCTACCTTCATACATCACCTACACAGACGGGCCGTTCTTACTTACGAAACGTTTAATGATTTCCGCCTGGCTTATTTACGCATTCGGCCACGAGGAACATTTTCCTTTGTTCTTCAATAACAGCCATTTGTCGCCTAAGTCAAGAAATAACATTAGACATTACCTTAATGATACATTGCTTCCGGAAAATGACAGTCAGAGACAACTTCAGGACAATGCTTATTCTGACGAAGGATTAGCTAGAGATATAGAAAGTGTTGTATCTAACCAGTTTATTTCACCGTTACTATCACCTGACGAAGATTTACGGAAATTACCGAAGATGCTTTTATTCACATGCCAATATGACCCGCTTACAGACGAAGGAAGAATTCTTGTCAAACGTCTTAGCAAACTTGGGATTCCcattgtttataaacattttactGGCGTTCAGCACGGTTTCTTGTCTTCAAAGCTTGTGGTCACGATGAAAGGGAGACAAGCGTTTACTGACTATGTAGAGTTTTTGGAAAAGGAGCTTTAA
- the LOC117342089 gene encoding uncharacterized protein LOC117342089, which translates to MTETANHIFLCWICLGMAITAYAGKIPEDSFTGRKLLNSTAPEPDKSIWQEIEEFYEDKNNFAMYLVLPLLVFVYGGCSLIYCIAKCRRHLKKKKHKQSKFDRQDIDDDEGPLTDRNDTEEPRQERRGAKQTSASDVRVAVDRENTSTPLPWQVPDDKESLYPHKNPPPRKPEQRNAMNNHPNNHSSPPPPYDDFGGKPVMNRPMVNTVSNPGNDHRNRNAMESYAMAKQAAELLRQEDHYRQGGGGYKKAKRLVFVAD; encoded by the exons ATGACGGAGACAGCCAATCACATCTTCTTGTGCTGGATATGTCTCGGAATGGCTATCACAGCTTATGCTG GAAAAATTCCCGAAGACAGCTTTACCGGAAGGAAACTTCTGAACAGCACTGCGCCGGAACCTGATAAGAGCATCTGGCAAGAAATCGAAGAGTTCTATGAAGACAAAAACAACTTCGCAATGTATCTAGTCTTGCCTCTCCTAGTCTTTGTATACGGTGGATGCAGTCTCATATACTGCATTGCGAAATGTCGACGAcatctgaaaaagaaaaagcaCAAGCAATCGAAATTCGATCGGCAGGACATCGACGATGATGAAGGTCCTTTGACTGATCGTAATGATACCGAAGAACCAAGACAGGAGAGAAGAGGGGCAAAGCAGACGTCAGCGTCTGATGTCAGAGTGGCGGTGGATAGGGAGAATACAAGCACTCCTTTGCCTTGGCAGGTCCCGGATGACAAGGAAAGTCTATATCCACACAAAAATCCTCCTCCTCGAAAACCTGAGCAACGGAATGCCATGAACAACCATCCAAACAACCATTCCAGTCCTCCGCCACCGTATGATGACTTTGGAGGTAAGCCTGTCATGAATAGACCGATGGTGAATACCGTATCGAACCCTGGAAATGATCACCGCAACAGGAATGCGATGGAATCGTATGCTATGGCAAAGCAGGCCGCAGAATTGCTTAGACAGGAAGATCATTACCGCCAAGGAGGGGGTGGTTACAAGAAAGCAAAGAGGCTCGTATTTGTAGCTGACTGA